A genomic region of Pseudomonas frederiksbergensis contains the following coding sequences:
- the infA gene encoding translation initiation factor IF-1: MSKEDSFEMEGTVVDTLPNTMFRVELENGHVVTAHISGKMRKNYIRILTGDKVRVELTPYDLSKGRITYRAR, from the coding sequence ATGTCGAAAGAAGACAGCTTCGAAATGGAAGGCACTGTCGTCGACACCCTGCCCAACACCATGTTTCGTGTGGAGTTGGAAAATGGGCACGTCGTAACCGCACATATTTCCGGCAAGATGCGCAAGAACTACATTCGTATTCTTACCGGTGACAAAGTGCGCGTCGAGCTGACGCCCTATGACTTGAGCAAAGGGCGCATCACTTACCGCGCTCGCTAA
- a CDS encoding arginyltransferase: protein MTELARLKFYATQPHSCSYLPDEQATTLFLDPSQPMDVHVYADLSEMGFRRSGDHLYRPHCQNCNACVPARIPIAHFLPNRQQKRIFKRNADLQVHPAKPGYSEEYFDLYQRYIEQRHADGDMYPPSRDQFSTFLVRDLPFSRFYEFRLEGRLLAIAVTDLLPNGLSAVYTFYEPDEDRRSLGRYAILWQINEARRLGLDAVYLGYWIKNCKKMNYKTQYRPIELLINQRWVVLN, encoded by the coding sequence ATGACCGAGTTGGCGCGCCTCAAGTTTTATGCCACTCAGCCCCACTCTTGCAGCTATCTGCCCGATGAACAGGCCACCACGCTGTTCCTCGACCCTAGCCAGCCCATGGATGTGCATGTCTATGCAGACCTGTCGGAAATGGGTTTTCGCCGCAGTGGCGATCACCTGTACCGGCCGCATTGCCAAAATTGCAATGCGTGCGTGCCTGCACGCATACCCATTGCGCATTTTTTGCCTAACCGTCAGCAGAAACGCATTTTCAAACGCAATGCCGACCTGCAGGTTCACCCGGCCAAACCGGGTTACAGCGAAGAATATTTCGACCTTTACCAGCGCTATATCGAGCAACGCCACGCCGATGGCGACATGTACCCACCCAGCCGCGATCAGTTTTCGACCTTTCTGGTCCGCGACCTGCCGTTTTCACGATTCTATGAGTTCCGTCTCGAAGGCCGTCTTCTGGCGATTGCCGTGACTGATCTGCTGCCCAACGGTTTGTCGGCGGTTTACACCTTCTATGAGCCTGATGAAGATCGTCGCAGCCTGGGGCGTTACGCGATTCTCTGGCAAATCAACGAGGCCCGGCGCCTGGGACTAGACGCCGTCTACCTCGGATACTGGATCAAAAACTGCAAAAAAATGAACTACAAGACCCAATATCGCCCCATAGAGCTGTTGATTAATCAGCGCTGGGTGGTACTGAACTAG